A window of Cellulomonas sp. SLBN-39 genomic DNA:
CCGGCCCGCCCAGCGCGAGCGCTCCCGGACGACCACCGTCGCGTCGTCGGGGTAGAGGCGCTCGGGGTGGAAGTGGCGGAACTCGAGCACCCGGGTCCACGGCACGTCGAGGTCGACGTGGTTGACGACCGACGTCCCCTGGTGGTCGCCCACGGGGAGCACCTCCTGCTCGAGGTCCAGCGTCCGCCACGACAGCGGCCCGTGGACGTCGTCGAAGTACCGGTCCAGCGGGCCCGTGAAGACGACCGGGACCTGCCCGACGGCGGACGCCCGCGACACCGGCTGGGCCGGGTCGAGGAAGTCCGTGCCGAGCCGGACCTCGATGCGCGGGTGGTCCACCATCCGCGCGAACCACGCCCCGTACCCGTCGACCGGCAGGCCCTGGTAGCGGTCGTCGAAGTACCGCGTGTCGTAGGTCCACCGCACCGGCAGGCGGGTGATCACCTCCGGCGGCAGCTCGCGCGGGTCCGTCTGCCACTGCTTGGCCGTGTACCCGCGCACGAACGCCTCGTACAGCGGGCGGCCGATCAGCGAGACGGCCTTGTCCTCGAGGTTGGCGGGCACCCCCTGCACCTCGGCGGACTGCTCCGCCACGAGGGCGCGCGCCTGCGCCGGCCCCAGCGCGGTGCGGAAGAACTGGTTGAGCGTCGCCAGGCTGAAGGGCAGCGGGAACATCTCGCCGCGGTGCCGGGCCCAGACCCGGTGCTCGTAGCGGGTGAACGCCGTGAACCGGTTGACGTACTCCCAGACCCGCTCGTTCGAGGTGTGGAACAGGTGCGCGCCGTACCGGTGCACCTCGATGCCCGTGCTCGGCTCGTGCGCGGAGTACGCGTTGCCGCCCACGTGGTCGCGCCGGTCGACGACGAGCACCCGCAGGCCCAGGTCCTCTGCGCACCGCCGGGCGACCGTCAGCCCGAACAGCCCGGCGCCGACGACCACGAGGTCCGGTCCGCTCACGACGGATCCTCGATGCGTGCGTGCGGACCCTGGTGCGGGCGCTCGTCCTGCATGACGTGCACGAGCTGCGGGTCCGGTGCGACGCCGAGCGCGGCGGCGCCGGAGCTGACGGCACGCGTGACCGCCCCGCGCCAGGCCATGGCCCGTCTG
This region includes:
- the glf gene encoding UDP-galactopyranose mutase gives rise to the protein MSGPDLVVVGAGLFGLTVARRCAEDLGLRVLVVDRRDHVGGNAYSAHEPSTGIEVHRYGAHLFHTSNERVWEYVNRFTAFTRYEHRVWARHRGEMFPLPFSLATLNQFFRTALGPAQARALVAEQSAEVQGVPANLEDKAVSLIGRPLYEAFVRGYTAKQWQTDPRELPPEVITRLPVRWTYDTRYFDDRYQGLPVDGYGAWFARMVDHPRIEVRLGTDFLDPAQPVSRASAVGQVPVVFTGPLDRYFDDVHGPLSWRTLDLEQEVLPVGDHQGTSVVNHVDLDVPWTRVLEFRHFHPERLYPDDATVVVRERSRWAGRDDEPYYPVNGTSDRERLLAYRALAREERGVLFGGRLGTYQYLDMHMAIGSALTAVDNVLAPRLVRSAAV